A portion of the Epinephelus moara isolate mb chromosome 4, YSFRI_EMoa_1.0, whole genome shotgun sequence genome contains these proteins:
- the zgc:110843 gene encoding CDGSH iron-sulfur domain-containing protein 1, which yields MSTPGFPSLPQLPMPPLPQAPSSGLTITKEHFIVAVPVAVVAAVGGFLVSHYLNGRSCKKGLVNTSVSKDSPKVVHSFDMEDIGTKAVYCRCWKSKKFPFCDGAHTKHNEETGDNVGPLIIKKKDA from the exons ATGTCAACCCCAGGTTTTCCATCTTTGCCACAGTTGCCAATGCCTCCGCTGCCCCAGGCACCCAGCTCGGGACTCACGATAACAAAAG agcATTTTATAGTGGCAGTGCCGGTCGCGGTGGTTGCAGCTGTCGGAGGTTTCCTCGTCAGCCATTACCTGAACGGGCGGAGCTGTAAAAAGGGCCTGGTGAACACATCGGTCAGCAAAGATAGCCCCAAAGTGGTCCACAGCTTCGACATGGAGGACATCGGCACCAAGGCTGTGTACTGCCGCTGCTGGAAGTCAAAGAAG TTCCCTTTCTGCGACGGAGCCCACACCAAACACAACGAGGAAACCGGGGACAACGTCGGACCGCTCATCATCAAAAAGAAGGATGCTTAA
- the ube2d2 gene encoding ubiquitin-conjugating enzyme E2 D2, which produces MALKRIHKELNDLARDPPAQCSAGPVGDDMFHWQATIMGPNDSPYQSGVFFLTIHFPTDYPFKPPKVAFTTRIYHPNINSNGSICLDILRSQWSPALTISKVLLSICSLLCDPNPDDPLVPEIARIYKTDREKYNKIAREWTQKYAM; this is translated from the exons ATGGCTCTGAAAAGAATTCACAAG GAGTTGAACGACTTGGCACGGGATCCACCAGCCCAGTGTTCTGCAGGACCAGTAGGAGATGACA tgtttcACTGGCAAGCCACAATAATGGGACCT AATGACAGTCCTTACCAGAGCGGGGTTTTCTTCTTGACCATACACTTCCCCACAGACTACCCCTTCAAACCGCCAAAG GTTGCATTTACCACAAGAATCTACCACCCAAATATCAACAGCAACGGCAGCATTTGTCTTGACATTCTGCGATCACAGTGGTCTCCGGCTCTCACCATCTCCAAAG TCCTCCTGTCCatctgctctctgctgtgtgACCCAAACCCGGATGACCCCTTAGTACCTGAGATCGCCCGCATCTACAAGACGGACAGGGAAAA GTACAACAAAATAGCTCGGGAATGGACACAAAAGTATGCAATGTAG
- the cxxc5b gene encoding CXXC-type zinc finger protein 5, whose amino-acid sequence MSTAVDIAGPSSPDQAHSSAKIPNEPLRPSLKRSNHPYSLSHYISTPSPAVDVKGLIQPSPTQQRAAQPAHTKPRRAPSWPDMWESPSGLHLAHAAELLMRAGLLALTPATTEQAGLGAQSSQPAKREAAEAKGGNGDGEGGGSGPEEEEEDSSGCGTDFQPFLGAWFPFSPALFPLAGFQMGGGHWRSAAMGAEGIEGLVAEGYSPGSLGGGSGGRRKRKRCGECVPCRRQTNCEQCSSCRNRKRGHQICKYRKCEELKRKPGGPGFESRVSGFDLRGSDFTLGLAQERSNGALDG is encoded by the coding sequence ATGTCCACTGCCGTAGACATCGCTGGCCCTTCCTCCCCAGATCAGGCCCACAGCAGCGCTAAAATCCCCAATGAGCCACTGAGACCCAGCCTAAAGCGCTCCAACCACCCCTACAGCCTCTCCCATTACATCTCCACCCCTTCCCCAGCCGTGGATGTCAAAGGCCTGATCCAGCCCTCCCCGACCCAGCAGCGGGCCGCCCAGCCTGCGCACACTAAGCCTCGCCGGGCCCCCTCCTGGCCTGACATGTGGGAGTCACCCAGCGGGCTCCACCTGGCCCACGCCGCAGAGCTGCTGATGCGCGCCGGGCTGCTGGCTCTGACCCCCGCCACCACAGAGCAGGCCGGCCTGGGTGCACAGAGCAGCCAGCCAGCTAAAAGGGAGGCTGCAGAGGCAAAGGGGGGGAACGGGGACGGGGAGGGAGGTGGATCAGggcctgaggaggaggaagaggactcCTCTGGATGTGGCACTGACTTCCAACCCTTCCTGGGTGCCTGGTTCCCCTTCAGCCCCGCTCTGTTCCCCCTGGCAGGCTTCCAGATGGGGGGAGGCCACTGGAGGAGTGCGGCCATGGGTGCTGAGGGCATCGAAGGGCTGGTGGCCGAGGGCTACTCTCCTGGCTCTCTGGGCGGGGGCagcggagggaggaggaagaggaagaggtgcGGGGAGTGCGTACCTTGTCGGCGTCAGACGAACTGCGAACAGTGCAGCAGCTGCCGCAATCGCAAGAGGGGACACCAGATCTGTAAATACAGGAAGTGCGAGGAGCTGAAGAGGAAGCCGGGAGGTCCTGGGTTTGAGAGCAGAGTGTCTGGGTTTGATCTAAGGGGCTCCGACTTTACTTTGGGTCTGGCACAGGAGAGAAGCAACGGCGCCTTGGACGGATAG